The following coding sequences lie in one Danio rerio strain Tuebingen ecotype United States chromosome 3, GRCz12tu, whole genome shotgun sequence genomic window:
- the pdap1b gene encoding pdgfa associated protein 1b (The RefSeq protein has 1 substitution compared to this genomic sequence) yields the protein MPKGGKKGGHKGRMRTYTSPEEIDAQMKAEKERKKNEEEEGAAVNDNQSEDKLTASGSEDSDDDGSQKRKGVEGLIEIENPNRIAQKAKKVTEIELEGPKQLSRREREEIEKQKAKERYMKMHLAGETDQAKADLARLAIIRKQREEAARKKDEERKAKEEAAAAAAAAKGLHTLSLK from the exons ATGCCTAAAGGAG GGAAAAAAGGTGGCCATAAAGGTCGCATGAGAACCTACACAAGTCCCGAAGAAATTGATGCTCAAATGAaagcagaaaaagaaagaaaaaag aatgaagaagaagaaggcGCAGCAGTGAACGACAACCAGAGTGAAGACAAACTAACAGCATCAGGTTCAGAGGACAGTGACGATGACGGGTCTCAG AAAAGAAAGGGGGTTGAGGGCTTGATAGAGATCGAAAATCCCAATCGAATCGCCCAGAAAGCGAAGAAAGTGACAGAAATAGAACTTGAGGGACCTAAACAGCTTTCCAGAAGAGAAAG AGAAGAGATTGAAAAGCAAAAGGCGAAAGAAAGGTATATGAAAATGCATTTAGCAGGAAAGACGGATCAAGCTAAAGCTGACCTCGCTCGACTCGCCATTATTAGAAAACAGCGTGAGGAGGCTGCACGGAAAAAAGACGAGGAACGTAAAG cgaaagAAGAAGCAGCagcggcagcagcagcagctaAAGGACTGCATACATTGTCTCTCAAATAA
- the cpsf4 gene encoding cleavage and polyadenylation specificity factor subunit 4 (The RefSeq protein has 1 substitution compared to this genomic sequence) — MQELIATVDHIKFDLEIAVEQQLGAQPLPFPGMDKSGAAVCEYFMRAACMKGGMCPFRHISGEKTVVCKHWLRGLCKKGDQCEFLHEYDMTKMPECYFYSKFGECSNKECPFLHIDPESKIKDCPWYDRGFCKHGPDCRHRHTRRVICVNYLVGFCPEGKSCKFMHPRFELPMGATEQPPLPQQVQTQQKQQNMQPINRSSQSLIQLTNPNISNNNHQRIPNAVGIVHSNSHMGGARGPRPLDQVTCYKCGEKGHYANKCTKGHLAFLSGQ; from the exons ATGCAGGAATTAATCGCCACTGTCGATCACATCAAGTTTGATCTTGAAATCGCTGTTGAACAACAATTAGGCGCTCAGCCGTTGCCATTTCCAGGAATGGATA AATCTGGCGCTGCTGTATGCGAGTACTTCATGAGAGCTGCTTGTATGAAAG GTGGAATGTGTCCCTTCAGACACATCAGTGGAGAAAAGACTGTGGTGTGCAAGCATTGGCTTAGAGGCTTATGCAAGAAAGGAGATCAATGTGAATTTTTACACGAGTACGACATGACTAAGATGCCCGAGTGTTATTTCTACTCTAAATTTG GGGAGTGCAGTAATAAAGAGTGTCCATTCTTGCACATTGACCCAGAATCTAAGATTAAAGATTGCCCGTGGTATGATAGGGGTTTTTGTAAACATG GTCCGGATTGCAGGCACAGACACACTAGAAGAGTCATTTGTGTAAATTACCTGGTTGGCTTTTGTCCAGAGGGCAAGTCATGCAAATTTATGCA CCCAAGATTTGAACTTCCGATGGGTGCGACTGAACAGCCACCACTGCCACAACAAGTACAGACTCAGCAAAag CAGCAAAACATGCAGCCCATGAACAGGTCATCACAGTCACTCATCCAGTTAACCAACCCCAACATCAGCAACAACAACCACCAGAGAATTCCAAACGCTGTAGGGATAGTGCACTCTAACAGCCACATGGGTGGAGCTCGTGGCCCTCGCCCGCTGGACCAAGTTACATGTTACAAG TGTGGTGAAAAGGGCCATTACGCAAACAAATGCACAAAAGGACACCTGGCGTTTTTGAGTGGACAGTGA
- the bud31 gene encoding protein BUD31 homolog, producing the protein MPKVKRSRKPPPDGWELIEPTLDELDQKMREAETEPHEGKRKVESLWPIFRLHHQRSRYIFDLFYKRKAISRELYEYCIREGYADKNLIAKWKKQGYENLCCLRCIQTRDTNFGTNCICRVPKGKLEVGRIIECTHCGCRGCSG; encoded by the exons ATGCCGAAAGTAAAAAGGAGTAGAAAACCTCCTCCAGATGGGTGGGAGCTCATAGAACCGACTCTCGATGAGCTGGACCAGAAAATGCGCGAAG CTGAAACCGAGCCACATGAGGGCAAACGTAAAGTTGAGTCTCTGTGGCCAATCTTCCGACTTCACCACCAACGCAGCCGTTACATCTTCGACCTCTTCTACAAGAGGAAGGCCATCAGTCGAG AGCTCTATGAGTACTGCATCAGAGAGGGCTATGCAGACAAGAATCTGATCGCTAAATGGAAGAAACAGGGCTATGAAAATCTGTGCTGTCTGCGTTGCATTCAGACGCGGGACACTAACTTTGGAACAAACTGCATATGTAGGGTTCCCAAGGGCAAGCTTGAAGTG GGTCGTATCATTGAGTGCACTCACTGTGGATGCAGAGGATGTTCTGGATGA
- the cpsf4 gene encoding cleavage and polyadenylation specificity factor subunit 4 isoform X1, producing MQELIATVDHIKFDLEIAVEQQLGAQPLPFPGMDKSGAAVCEYFMRAACMKGGMCPFRHISGEKTVVCKHWLRGLCKKGDQCEFLHEYDMTKMPECYFYSKFGECSNKECPFLHIDPESKIKDCPWYDRGFCKHGPDCRHRHTRRVICVNYLVGFCPEGKSCKFMHPRFELPMGATEQPPLPQQVQTQQKQNMQPMNRSSQSLIQLTNPNISNNNHQRIPNAVGIVHSNSHMGGARGPRPLDQVTCYKCGEKGHYANKCTKGHLAFLSGQ from the exons ATGCAGGAATTAATCGCCACTGTCGATCACATCAAGTTTGATCTTGAAATCGCTGTTGAACAACAATTAGGCGCTCAGCCGTTGCCATTTCCAGGAATGGATA AATCTGGCGCTGCTGTATGCGAGTACTTCATGAGAGCTGCTTGTATGAAAG GTGGAATGTGTCCCTTCAGACACATCAGTGGAGAAAAGACTGTGGTGTGCAAGCATTGGCTTAGAGGCTTATGCAAGAAAGGAGATCAATGTGAATTTTTACACGAGTACGACATGACTAAGATGCCCGAGTGTTATTTCTACTCTAAATTTG GGGAGTGCAGTAATAAAGAGTGTCCATTCTTGCACATTGACCCAGAATCTAAGATTAAAGATTGCCCGTGGTATGATAGGGGTTTTTGTAAACATG GTCCGGATTGCAGGCACAGACACACTAGAAGAGTCATTTGTGTAAATTACCTGGTTGGCTTTTGTCCAGAGGGCAAGTCATGCAAATTTATGCA CCCAAGATTTGAACTTCCGATGGGTGCGACTGAACAGCCACCACTGCCACAACAAGTACAGACTCAGCAAAag CAAAACATGCAGCCCATGAACAGGTCATCACAGTCACTCATCCAGTTAACCAACCCCAACATCAGCAACAACAACCACCAGAGAATTCCAAACGCTGTAGGGATAGTGCACTCTAACAGCCACATGGGTGGAGCTCGTGGCCCTCGCCCGCTGGACCAAGTTACATGTTACAAG TGTGGTGAAAAGGGCCATTACGCAAACAAATGCACAAAAGGACACCTGGCGTTTTTGAGTGGACAGTGA